One Myotis daubentonii chromosome 3, mMyoDau2.1, whole genome shotgun sequence genomic window carries:
- the NEDD9 gene encoding enhancer of filamentation 1 isoform X1 yields MKYKNLMARALYDNVPECAEELAFRKGDILTVIEQNTGGLEGWWLCSLHGRQGIVPGNRVKLLIGPVQETSSSQDQPTSGLMHQTFGQQKLYQVPNPQGAPRDIIYQVPPSYQNQGIYQVPTGHGTQEQNVYQVPPSVQRGIGGDNGPHFSKKVVTPVRTGHGYVYEYPSRYQKDIYDIPPSHSTQGVYDIPPSSVKGPVFSVPGGEMKPQGVYDIPPTKGVYAIPPSACRDEAGLREKEYDFPPPMRQAGRPDVRPEGVYDIPPTSTKLVGNDLHMKYNCDATGAAELVAQRHPSISLKHPPSLLGPSGGTQNDAYDVPRGVQFLEPAETSEKANPEERDGVYDVPLHNPADAKSSQDVVDGINRLSFSSTGSTRSNMSTSSTTSKESSLSASPSQDKRLFLDPDTAIERLHRLQQTLEMGVSSLMALVTTTDWRCYGYMERHINEIRTAVDKVELFLRDYLHFAKGAVANASCLPELTLYNKMKRELQRVEDSHQILSQTSHDLNECSWSLNILAVNKPQNKCDDLDRFVMVAKSVPDDAKQLTTTINTNAEALFRPGPGSSHVKNGPESIMNSTEYPHAGSQMQLLHPGDHKAQALNKAVPPHLSKDQPVADCSSSDGSERSWMDDYDYVHLQGKEEFERQQKELLEKENIIKQNKMQLEHHQLSQFQLLEQEITKPVENDMSKWKPSQSLPTVNSSVGAQDRQLLCFYYDQCETHYISLLNAIDALFSCVSSAQPPRIFVAHSKFVILSAHKLVFIGDTLTRQVAAQDIRNKVMNSSNQLCEQLKTIVLATKKAALHYPSTTALQEMVHQVTDLSRNTLQFKRSLLEMATF; encoded by the exons AATCTTATGGCAAGAGCCTTATATGACAATGTCCCAGAGTGCGCTGAGGAACTGGCCTTCCGCAAGGGAGACATCCTGACTGTCATAGAGCAGAACACAGGAGGACTGGAAGGATGGTGGCTCTGCTCCTTACACGGCCGGCAAGGGATCGTCCCAGGAAACCGGGTGAAGCTTCTCATTGGCCCAGTACAGGAGACCTCCTCCAGTCAGGACCAGCCTACTTCTGGACTGATGCACCAGACCTTTGGCCAACAGAAGCTCTATCAAGTGCCAAACCCACAAGGTGCTCCTCGAGACATCATCTACCAAGTACCACCTTCCTACCAAAATCAGGGAATTTATCAAGTACCCACTGGTCATGGTACCCAGGAACAAAATGTATATCAAGTACCACCATCAGTGCAAAGAGGCATTGGAGGGGATAATGGTCCCCACTTTAGTAAAAAG GTGGTAACCCCCGTGAGGACAGGCCATGGCTATGTGTACGAGTACCCATCTAGATACCAAAAGGACATCTACGATATCCCTCCTTCCCATTCCACTCAAGGG GTATATGATATCCCTCCATCATCGGTGAAAGGCCCGGTGTTTTCAGTTCCAGGGGGAGAGATGAAACCTCAAGGGGTCTATGACATCCCTCCTACTAAAGGG GTATATGCCATTCCACCCTCTGCTTGCCGAGATGAAGCAGGGCTCAGGGAAAAAGAGTATGATTTCCCCCCTCCAATGAGACAAGCTGGAAGGCCAGATGTCAGACCTGAGGGCGTGTATGACATCCCCCCGACCAGTACCAAACTGGTGGGAAATGACCTTCACATGAAATATAACTGTGATGCTACGGGAGCTGCTGAACTGGTAGCACAAAGACACCCAAGCATTTCCCTGAAACACCCACCCTCACTGCTGGGACCGTCAGGGGGCACTCAGAATGATGCGTATGATGTCCCTCGAGGGGTACAGTTTTTGGAACCAGCAGAAACCAGTGAGAAAGCAAACCCTGAAGAAAGAGACGGTGTATACGATGTCCCTCTGCACAACCCAGCGGACGCCAAAAGCTCTCAGGATGTGGTAGATGGCATCAACCGATTATCTTTCTCCAGTACAGGCAGCACCAGGAGTAACATGTCCACGTCTTCCACCACCTCAAAGGAATCTTCACTGTCAGCCTCCCCATCTCAGGACAAAAGGCTCTTTCTGGACCCAGACACAGCCATTGAGAGACTCCATCGGCTCCAGCAGACCCTAGAGATGGGCGTCTCCAGCCTAATGGCACTGGTCACGACCACGGACTGGAGGTGCTATGGATACATGGAACGACACATCAATGAGATACGCACCGCAGTGGACAAGGTGGAGTTGTTCTTGAGGGACTACTTGCATTTTGCCAAGGGCGCTGTAGCAAATGCTTCCTGCCTCCCGGAACTCACCCTCTATAACAAAATGAAGCGGGAGCTGCAGAGAGTGGAAGACTCCCACCAGattctgagccaaaccagccatgaCTTAAATGAGTGCAGCTGGTCCCTGAATATCCTGGCGGTCAACAAGCCCCAAAACAAGTGTGATGATCTGGACCGCTTTGTGATGGTGGCAAAATCGGTGCCTGATGATGCCAAGCAGCTCACCACAACAATCAACACCAATGCAGAAGCCCTCTTTAGACCAGGCCCCGGCAGCTCCCATGTGAAGAATGGGCCCGAGAGCATCATGAACTCCACTGAGTACCCCCATGCTGGATCCCAGATGCAGCTGCTGCATCCTGGAGACCACAAGGCCCAGGCCCTCAACAAGGCGGTGCCTCCACACCTGAGCAAGGATCAGCCTGTAGCTGACTGTAGCAGCAGTGATGGCTCTGAAAGGAGTTGGATGGATGATTATGACTATGTCCACCTACAG GGTAAAGAGGAGTTTGAAAGGCAACAGAAAGAGCtgctggaaaaagaaaatatcatcaAACAGAACAAGATGCAGCTGGAACATCATCAG CTAAGTCAGTTCCAGTTGTTGGAACAGGAAATTACAAAGCCTGTGGAAAACGACATGTCAAAGTGGAAGCCCTCTCAGAGCCTCCCCACCGTAAACAGCAGCGTGGGCGCTCAGGATAGGCAGTTGCTTTGCTTCTACTATGACCAGTGTGAGACCCATTACATTTCCCTTCTCAATGCCATTGACGCTCTCTTCAGCTGCGTCAGCTCCGCCCAGCCCCCGCGGATCTTCGTGGCACACAGCAAGTTTGTCATTCTGAGCGCGCACAAACTGGTGTTCATTGGAGACACGCTGACAAGGCAGGTTGCTGCCCAGGACATTCGCAACAAAGTGATGAACTCCAGCAACCAGCTCTGCGAACAGCTCAAGACTATAGTTTTGGCGACTAAGAAGGCCGCCCTCCACTACCCCAGCACTACGGCCTTGCAGGAAATGGTGCACCAAGTGACAGACTTGTCCAGGAACACGCTGCAGTTCAAGCGCTCTTTGCTGGAGATGGCAACGTTCTGA
- the NEDD9 gene encoding enhancer of filamentation 1 isoform X2 yields MWARNLMARALYDNVPECAEELAFRKGDILTVIEQNTGGLEGWWLCSLHGRQGIVPGNRVKLLIGPVQETSSSQDQPTSGLMHQTFGQQKLYQVPNPQGAPRDIIYQVPPSYQNQGIYQVPTGHGTQEQNVYQVPPSVQRGIGGDNGPHFSKKVVTPVRTGHGYVYEYPSRYQKDIYDIPPSHSTQGVYDIPPSSVKGPVFSVPGGEMKPQGVYDIPPTKGVYAIPPSACRDEAGLREKEYDFPPPMRQAGRPDVRPEGVYDIPPTSTKLVGNDLHMKYNCDATGAAELVAQRHPSISLKHPPSLLGPSGGTQNDAYDVPRGVQFLEPAETSEKANPEERDGVYDVPLHNPADAKSSQDVVDGINRLSFSSTGSTRSNMSTSSTTSKESSLSASPSQDKRLFLDPDTAIERLHRLQQTLEMGVSSLMALVTTTDWRCYGYMERHINEIRTAVDKVELFLRDYLHFAKGAVANASCLPELTLYNKMKRELQRVEDSHQILSQTSHDLNECSWSLNILAVNKPQNKCDDLDRFVMVAKSVPDDAKQLTTTINTNAEALFRPGPGSSHVKNGPESIMNSTEYPHAGSQMQLLHPGDHKAQALNKAVPPHLSKDQPVADCSSSDGSERSWMDDYDYVHLQGKEEFERQQKELLEKENIIKQNKMQLEHHQLSQFQLLEQEITKPVENDMSKWKPSQSLPTVNSSVGAQDRQLLCFYYDQCETHYISLLNAIDALFSCVSSAQPPRIFVAHSKFVILSAHKLVFIGDTLTRQVAAQDIRNKVMNSSNQLCEQLKTIVLATKKAALHYPSTTALQEMVHQVTDLSRNTLQFKRSLLEMATF; encoded by the exons AATCTTATGGCAAGAGCCTTATATGACAATGTCCCAGAGTGCGCTGAGGAACTGGCCTTCCGCAAGGGAGACATCCTGACTGTCATAGAGCAGAACACAGGAGGACTGGAAGGATGGTGGCTCTGCTCCTTACACGGCCGGCAAGGGATCGTCCCAGGAAACCGGGTGAAGCTTCTCATTGGCCCAGTACAGGAGACCTCCTCCAGTCAGGACCAGCCTACTTCTGGACTGATGCACCAGACCTTTGGCCAACAGAAGCTCTATCAAGTGCCAAACCCACAAGGTGCTCCTCGAGACATCATCTACCAAGTACCACCTTCCTACCAAAATCAGGGAATTTATCAAGTACCCACTGGTCATGGTACCCAGGAACAAAATGTATATCAAGTACCACCATCAGTGCAAAGAGGCATTGGAGGGGATAATGGTCCCCACTTTAGTAAAAAG GTGGTAACCCCCGTGAGGACAGGCCATGGCTATGTGTACGAGTACCCATCTAGATACCAAAAGGACATCTACGATATCCCTCCTTCCCATTCCACTCAAGGG GTATATGATATCCCTCCATCATCGGTGAAAGGCCCGGTGTTTTCAGTTCCAGGGGGAGAGATGAAACCTCAAGGGGTCTATGACATCCCTCCTACTAAAGGG GTATATGCCATTCCACCCTCTGCTTGCCGAGATGAAGCAGGGCTCAGGGAAAAAGAGTATGATTTCCCCCCTCCAATGAGACAAGCTGGAAGGCCAGATGTCAGACCTGAGGGCGTGTATGACATCCCCCCGACCAGTACCAAACTGGTGGGAAATGACCTTCACATGAAATATAACTGTGATGCTACGGGAGCTGCTGAACTGGTAGCACAAAGACACCCAAGCATTTCCCTGAAACACCCACCCTCACTGCTGGGACCGTCAGGGGGCACTCAGAATGATGCGTATGATGTCCCTCGAGGGGTACAGTTTTTGGAACCAGCAGAAACCAGTGAGAAAGCAAACCCTGAAGAAAGAGACGGTGTATACGATGTCCCTCTGCACAACCCAGCGGACGCCAAAAGCTCTCAGGATGTGGTAGATGGCATCAACCGATTATCTTTCTCCAGTACAGGCAGCACCAGGAGTAACATGTCCACGTCTTCCACCACCTCAAAGGAATCTTCACTGTCAGCCTCCCCATCTCAGGACAAAAGGCTCTTTCTGGACCCAGACACAGCCATTGAGAGACTCCATCGGCTCCAGCAGACCCTAGAGATGGGCGTCTCCAGCCTAATGGCACTGGTCACGACCACGGACTGGAGGTGCTATGGATACATGGAACGACACATCAATGAGATACGCACCGCAGTGGACAAGGTGGAGTTGTTCTTGAGGGACTACTTGCATTTTGCCAAGGGCGCTGTAGCAAATGCTTCCTGCCTCCCGGAACTCACCCTCTATAACAAAATGAAGCGGGAGCTGCAGAGAGTGGAAGACTCCCACCAGattctgagccaaaccagccatgaCTTAAATGAGTGCAGCTGGTCCCTGAATATCCTGGCGGTCAACAAGCCCCAAAACAAGTGTGATGATCTGGACCGCTTTGTGATGGTGGCAAAATCGGTGCCTGATGATGCCAAGCAGCTCACCACAACAATCAACACCAATGCAGAAGCCCTCTTTAGACCAGGCCCCGGCAGCTCCCATGTGAAGAATGGGCCCGAGAGCATCATGAACTCCACTGAGTACCCCCATGCTGGATCCCAGATGCAGCTGCTGCATCCTGGAGACCACAAGGCCCAGGCCCTCAACAAGGCGGTGCCTCCACACCTGAGCAAGGATCAGCCTGTAGCTGACTGTAGCAGCAGTGATGGCTCTGAAAGGAGTTGGATGGATGATTATGACTATGTCCACCTACAG GGTAAAGAGGAGTTTGAAAGGCAACAGAAAGAGCtgctggaaaaagaaaatatcatcaAACAGAACAAGATGCAGCTGGAACATCATCAG CTAAGTCAGTTCCAGTTGTTGGAACAGGAAATTACAAAGCCTGTGGAAAACGACATGTCAAAGTGGAAGCCCTCTCAGAGCCTCCCCACCGTAAACAGCAGCGTGGGCGCTCAGGATAGGCAGTTGCTTTGCTTCTACTATGACCAGTGTGAGACCCATTACATTTCCCTTCTCAATGCCATTGACGCTCTCTTCAGCTGCGTCAGCTCCGCCCAGCCCCCGCGGATCTTCGTGGCACACAGCAAGTTTGTCATTCTGAGCGCGCACAAACTGGTGTTCATTGGAGACACGCTGACAAGGCAGGTTGCTGCCCAGGACATTCGCAACAAAGTGATGAACTCCAGCAACCAGCTCTGCGAACAGCTCAAGACTATAGTTTTGGCGACTAAGAAGGCCGCCCTCCACTACCCCAGCACTACGGCCTTGCAGGAAATGGTGCACCAAGTGACAGACTTGTCCAGGAACACGCTGCAGTTCAAGCGCTCTTTGCTGGAGATGGCAACGTTCTGA
- the NEDD9 gene encoding enhancer of filamentation 1 isoform X4: MKYKNLMARALYDNVPECAEELAFRKGDILTVIEQNTGGLEGWWLCSLHGRQGIVPGNRVKLLIGPVQETSSSQDQPTSGLMHQTFGQQKLYQVPNPQGAPRDIIYQVPPSYQNQGIYQVPTGHGTQEQNVYQVPPSVQRGIGGDNGPHFSKKVYAIPPSACRDEAGLREKEYDFPPPMRQAGRPDVRPEGVYDIPPTSTKLVGNDLHMKYNCDATGAAELVAQRHPSISLKHPPSLLGPSGGTQNDAYDVPRGVQFLEPAETSEKANPEERDGVYDVPLHNPADAKSSQDVVDGINRLSFSSTGSTRSNMSTSSTTSKESSLSASPSQDKRLFLDPDTAIERLHRLQQTLEMGVSSLMALVTTTDWRCYGYMERHINEIRTAVDKVELFLRDYLHFAKGAVANASCLPELTLYNKMKRELQRVEDSHQILSQTSHDLNECSWSLNILAVNKPQNKCDDLDRFVMVAKSVPDDAKQLTTTINTNAEALFRPGPGSSHVKNGPESIMNSTEYPHAGSQMQLLHPGDHKAQALNKAVPPHLSKDQPVADCSSSDGSERSWMDDYDYVHLQGKEEFERQQKELLEKENIIKQNKMQLEHHQLSQFQLLEQEITKPVENDMSKWKPSQSLPTVNSSVGAQDRQLLCFYYDQCETHYISLLNAIDALFSCVSSAQPPRIFVAHSKFVILSAHKLVFIGDTLTRQVAAQDIRNKVMNSSNQLCEQLKTIVLATKKAALHYPSTTALQEMVHQVTDLSRNTLQFKRSLLEMATF, from the exons AATCTTATGGCAAGAGCCTTATATGACAATGTCCCAGAGTGCGCTGAGGAACTGGCCTTCCGCAAGGGAGACATCCTGACTGTCATAGAGCAGAACACAGGAGGACTGGAAGGATGGTGGCTCTGCTCCTTACACGGCCGGCAAGGGATCGTCCCAGGAAACCGGGTGAAGCTTCTCATTGGCCCAGTACAGGAGACCTCCTCCAGTCAGGACCAGCCTACTTCTGGACTGATGCACCAGACCTTTGGCCAACAGAAGCTCTATCAAGTGCCAAACCCACAAGGTGCTCCTCGAGACATCATCTACCAAGTACCACCTTCCTACCAAAATCAGGGAATTTATCAAGTACCCACTGGTCATGGTACCCAGGAACAAAATGTATATCAAGTACCACCATCAGTGCAAAGAGGCATTGGAGGGGATAATGGTCCCCACTTTAGTAAAAAG GTATATGCCATTCCACCCTCTGCTTGCCGAGATGAAGCAGGGCTCAGGGAAAAAGAGTATGATTTCCCCCCTCCAATGAGACAAGCTGGAAGGCCAGATGTCAGACCTGAGGGCGTGTATGACATCCCCCCGACCAGTACCAAACTGGTGGGAAATGACCTTCACATGAAATATAACTGTGATGCTACGGGAGCTGCTGAACTGGTAGCACAAAGACACCCAAGCATTTCCCTGAAACACCCACCCTCACTGCTGGGACCGTCAGGGGGCACTCAGAATGATGCGTATGATGTCCCTCGAGGGGTACAGTTTTTGGAACCAGCAGAAACCAGTGAGAAAGCAAACCCTGAAGAAAGAGACGGTGTATACGATGTCCCTCTGCACAACCCAGCGGACGCCAAAAGCTCTCAGGATGTGGTAGATGGCATCAACCGATTATCTTTCTCCAGTACAGGCAGCACCAGGAGTAACATGTCCACGTCTTCCACCACCTCAAAGGAATCTTCACTGTCAGCCTCCCCATCTCAGGACAAAAGGCTCTTTCTGGACCCAGACACAGCCATTGAGAGACTCCATCGGCTCCAGCAGACCCTAGAGATGGGCGTCTCCAGCCTAATGGCACTGGTCACGACCACGGACTGGAGGTGCTATGGATACATGGAACGACACATCAATGAGATACGCACCGCAGTGGACAAGGTGGAGTTGTTCTTGAGGGACTACTTGCATTTTGCCAAGGGCGCTGTAGCAAATGCTTCCTGCCTCCCGGAACTCACCCTCTATAACAAAATGAAGCGGGAGCTGCAGAGAGTGGAAGACTCCCACCAGattctgagccaaaccagccatgaCTTAAATGAGTGCAGCTGGTCCCTGAATATCCTGGCGGTCAACAAGCCCCAAAACAAGTGTGATGATCTGGACCGCTTTGTGATGGTGGCAAAATCGGTGCCTGATGATGCCAAGCAGCTCACCACAACAATCAACACCAATGCAGAAGCCCTCTTTAGACCAGGCCCCGGCAGCTCCCATGTGAAGAATGGGCCCGAGAGCATCATGAACTCCACTGAGTACCCCCATGCTGGATCCCAGATGCAGCTGCTGCATCCTGGAGACCACAAGGCCCAGGCCCTCAACAAGGCGGTGCCTCCACACCTGAGCAAGGATCAGCCTGTAGCTGACTGTAGCAGCAGTGATGGCTCTGAAAGGAGTTGGATGGATGATTATGACTATGTCCACCTACAG GGTAAAGAGGAGTTTGAAAGGCAACAGAAAGAGCtgctggaaaaagaaaatatcatcaAACAGAACAAGATGCAGCTGGAACATCATCAG CTAAGTCAGTTCCAGTTGTTGGAACAGGAAATTACAAAGCCTGTGGAAAACGACATGTCAAAGTGGAAGCCCTCTCAGAGCCTCCCCACCGTAAACAGCAGCGTGGGCGCTCAGGATAGGCAGTTGCTTTGCTTCTACTATGACCAGTGTGAGACCCATTACATTTCCCTTCTCAATGCCATTGACGCTCTCTTCAGCTGCGTCAGCTCCGCCCAGCCCCCGCGGATCTTCGTGGCACACAGCAAGTTTGTCATTCTGAGCGCGCACAAACTGGTGTTCATTGGAGACACGCTGACAAGGCAGGTTGCTGCCCAGGACATTCGCAACAAAGTGATGAACTCCAGCAACCAGCTCTGCGAACAGCTCAAGACTATAGTTTTGGCGACTAAGAAGGCCGCCCTCCACTACCCCAGCACTACGGCCTTGCAGGAAATGGTGCACCAAGTGACAGACTTGTCCAGGAACACGCTGCAGTTCAAGCGCTCTTTGCTGGAGATGGCAACGTTCTGA
- the NEDD9 gene encoding enhancer of filamentation 1 isoform X3 — protein MKYKNLMARALYDNVPECAEELAFRKGDILTVIEQNTGGLEGWWLCSLHGRQGIVPGNRVKLLIGPVQETSSSQDQPTSGLMHQTFGQQKLYQVPNPQGAPRDIIYQVPPSYQNQGIYQVPTGHGTQEQNVYQVPPSVQRGIGGDNGPHFSKKVVTPVRTGHGYVYEYPSRYQKDIYDIPPSHSTQGVYAIPPSACRDEAGLREKEYDFPPPMRQAGRPDVRPEGVYDIPPTSTKLVGNDLHMKYNCDATGAAELVAQRHPSISLKHPPSLLGPSGGTQNDAYDVPRGVQFLEPAETSEKANPEERDGVYDVPLHNPADAKSSQDVVDGINRLSFSSTGSTRSNMSTSSTTSKESSLSASPSQDKRLFLDPDTAIERLHRLQQTLEMGVSSLMALVTTTDWRCYGYMERHINEIRTAVDKVELFLRDYLHFAKGAVANASCLPELTLYNKMKRELQRVEDSHQILSQTSHDLNECSWSLNILAVNKPQNKCDDLDRFVMVAKSVPDDAKQLTTTINTNAEALFRPGPGSSHVKNGPESIMNSTEYPHAGSQMQLLHPGDHKAQALNKAVPPHLSKDQPVADCSSSDGSERSWMDDYDYVHLQGKEEFERQQKELLEKENIIKQNKMQLEHHQLSQFQLLEQEITKPVENDMSKWKPSQSLPTVNSSVGAQDRQLLCFYYDQCETHYISLLNAIDALFSCVSSAQPPRIFVAHSKFVILSAHKLVFIGDTLTRQVAAQDIRNKVMNSSNQLCEQLKTIVLATKKAALHYPSTTALQEMVHQVTDLSRNTLQFKRSLLEMATF, from the exons AATCTTATGGCAAGAGCCTTATATGACAATGTCCCAGAGTGCGCTGAGGAACTGGCCTTCCGCAAGGGAGACATCCTGACTGTCATAGAGCAGAACACAGGAGGACTGGAAGGATGGTGGCTCTGCTCCTTACACGGCCGGCAAGGGATCGTCCCAGGAAACCGGGTGAAGCTTCTCATTGGCCCAGTACAGGAGACCTCCTCCAGTCAGGACCAGCCTACTTCTGGACTGATGCACCAGACCTTTGGCCAACAGAAGCTCTATCAAGTGCCAAACCCACAAGGTGCTCCTCGAGACATCATCTACCAAGTACCACCTTCCTACCAAAATCAGGGAATTTATCAAGTACCCACTGGTCATGGTACCCAGGAACAAAATGTATATCAAGTACCACCATCAGTGCAAAGAGGCATTGGAGGGGATAATGGTCCCCACTTTAGTAAAAAG GTGGTAACCCCCGTGAGGACAGGCCATGGCTATGTGTACGAGTACCCATCTAGATACCAAAAGGACATCTACGATATCCCTCCTTCCCATTCCACTCAAGGG GTATATGCCATTCCACCCTCTGCTTGCCGAGATGAAGCAGGGCTCAGGGAAAAAGAGTATGATTTCCCCCCTCCAATGAGACAAGCTGGAAGGCCAGATGTCAGACCTGAGGGCGTGTATGACATCCCCCCGACCAGTACCAAACTGGTGGGAAATGACCTTCACATGAAATATAACTGTGATGCTACGGGAGCTGCTGAACTGGTAGCACAAAGACACCCAAGCATTTCCCTGAAACACCCACCCTCACTGCTGGGACCGTCAGGGGGCACTCAGAATGATGCGTATGATGTCCCTCGAGGGGTACAGTTTTTGGAACCAGCAGAAACCAGTGAGAAAGCAAACCCTGAAGAAAGAGACGGTGTATACGATGTCCCTCTGCACAACCCAGCGGACGCCAAAAGCTCTCAGGATGTGGTAGATGGCATCAACCGATTATCTTTCTCCAGTACAGGCAGCACCAGGAGTAACATGTCCACGTCTTCCACCACCTCAAAGGAATCTTCACTGTCAGCCTCCCCATCTCAGGACAAAAGGCTCTTTCTGGACCCAGACACAGCCATTGAGAGACTCCATCGGCTCCAGCAGACCCTAGAGATGGGCGTCTCCAGCCTAATGGCACTGGTCACGACCACGGACTGGAGGTGCTATGGATACATGGAACGACACATCAATGAGATACGCACCGCAGTGGACAAGGTGGAGTTGTTCTTGAGGGACTACTTGCATTTTGCCAAGGGCGCTGTAGCAAATGCTTCCTGCCTCCCGGAACTCACCCTCTATAACAAAATGAAGCGGGAGCTGCAGAGAGTGGAAGACTCCCACCAGattctgagccaaaccagccatgaCTTAAATGAGTGCAGCTGGTCCCTGAATATCCTGGCGGTCAACAAGCCCCAAAACAAGTGTGATGATCTGGACCGCTTTGTGATGGTGGCAAAATCGGTGCCTGATGATGCCAAGCAGCTCACCACAACAATCAACACCAATGCAGAAGCCCTCTTTAGACCAGGCCCCGGCAGCTCCCATGTGAAGAATGGGCCCGAGAGCATCATGAACTCCACTGAGTACCCCCATGCTGGATCCCAGATGCAGCTGCTGCATCCTGGAGACCACAAGGCCCAGGCCCTCAACAAGGCGGTGCCTCCACACCTGAGCAAGGATCAGCCTGTAGCTGACTGTAGCAGCAGTGATGGCTCTGAAAGGAGTTGGATGGATGATTATGACTATGTCCACCTACAG GGTAAAGAGGAGTTTGAAAGGCAACAGAAAGAGCtgctggaaaaagaaaatatcatcaAACAGAACAAGATGCAGCTGGAACATCATCAG CTAAGTCAGTTCCAGTTGTTGGAACAGGAAATTACAAAGCCTGTGGAAAACGACATGTCAAAGTGGAAGCCCTCTCAGAGCCTCCCCACCGTAAACAGCAGCGTGGGCGCTCAGGATAGGCAGTTGCTTTGCTTCTACTATGACCAGTGTGAGACCCATTACATTTCCCTTCTCAATGCCATTGACGCTCTCTTCAGCTGCGTCAGCTCCGCCCAGCCCCCGCGGATCTTCGTGGCACACAGCAAGTTTGTCATTCTGAGCGCGCACAAACTGGTGTTCATTGGAGACACGCTGACAAGGCAGGTTGCTGCCCAGGACATTCGCAACAAAGTGATGAACTCCAGCAACCAGCTCTGCGAACAGCTCAAGACTATAGTTTTGGCGACTAAGAAGGCCGCCCTCCACTACCCCAGCACTACGGCCTTGCAGGAAATGGTGCACCAAGTGACAGACTTGTCCAGGAACACGCTGCAGTTCAAGCGCTCTTTGCTGGAGATGGCAACGTTCTGA